In a genomic window of Rhododendron vialii isolate Sample 1 chromosome 12a, ASM3025357v1:
- the LOC131310834 gene encoding CSC1-like protein At1g69450 isoform X1 encodes MIVSALLTSVGINFGLCVLFFTLYSILRKQPSNYDVYVPRLLANGESHRRSHFNLERLIPTPGWVRRAWRHSEEELLASSGLDAVVFMRIIIFSLRVFCVAGIIGVFVLLPVNFTGDSLQDVDFANLTNDSLDVFSISNIENGSKRLWIHFCAVYIVSIFVCYLLYNEYRYISSKRADYFLSSQPQPHQFSILVRSIPVSVGTSISDSVERFFTEYHPSTYLSHTVIRRTSKIRNLISDMQKLYKRLILLRTEPTRPKYERYGFCGLFRRRVDLVDQYEKKLEDLEDNLRLEQSVISLAGEEVRAAFVSFKSRFSAATAFHMQQSNNPTHWVTEQAPEPRDVYWPFFSTTFMERWISKLMVILACIVLTVLFLIPVVFVQGLTNLDQLEIWFPFLTSIASVKIISQVITGYLPSLILLLFLKVVPPIMWYLSSIQGHISNSQIERSACDKVLWFTIWNIFFGNVLSGSVLTQISILLEPKSIPAKLALTVPAQASFFIAYVVTSGWTSVSTELFRIIPFFGSLITKPCKSPDDEFEVPPFPYYRDIPRLLFFGLLGITYFFLAPLILPFLLIYFCLTYIIYRNQFINVYEPKYETAGKHWPLVHNSMIFSLVLMHAIAIGIFTLKKLPEATTFIVPLPILTLLFNEYCRKRFLPNFTAYSAECLVKKDREDHDDDAMAEFFEKMATAYQDPALLPVQFSVNHDSHSAPLLSSPDG; translated from the exons ATGATTGTTTCTGCTCTGTTGACATCTGTTGGAATAAATTTTGGCCTTTGTGTTTTATTCTTCACTCTGTATTCCATCCTGAGAAAACAACCAAGTAATTATGATGTATATGTGCCACGCTTGTTGGCAAACGGGGAGTCTCATCGTAGAAGTCACTTTAACTTAGAAAGGCTAATACCTACTCCTGGGTGGGTCAGAAGGGCATGGCGGCATTCTGAAGAGGAATTACTTGCATCTTCCGGCTTGGACGCTGTTGTATTTATGCGCATTATCATCTTCAG TTTGAGAGTATTTTGTGTTGCTGGGATTATTGGGGTCTTTGTTCTTCTTCCAGTGAACTTCACAGGGGATTCGCTTCAGGATGTTGATTTCGCCAATCTGACAAATGATTCTCTGGATGTATTTAGCATATCAAACATAGAGAATGGTTCAAAAAG GTTATGGATTCACTTCTGCGCTGTATATATTGTCAGTATCTTTGTCTGTTATCTTCTTTATAAT GAATACAGATATATATCGTCAAAGAGGGCGGATTACTTCTTATCGTCACAACCTCAGCCACATCAGTTTTCCATTTTGGTTCGCAGTATCCCTGTCTCTGTTGGGACCAGTATCAGTGACAGTGTTGAAAGATTTTTCACAGAATATCATCCTTCTACGTATCTATCACATACTGTTATTCGCCGCACAAGCAAAATTCGAAATCTCATT AGCGACATGCAGAAACTGTATAAAAGGCTTATCCTCTTACGGACTGAACCAACTAGACCGAAATATGAGCGTTATGGCTTTTGTGGACTGTTCAGGCGCAGGGTTGATCTTGTAGACCAATATGAAAAGAAGTTAGAAGATTTAGAGGATAATTTGAGATTGGAGCAATCAGTGATTTCACTGGCAGGGGAA GAAGTTAGAGCTGCCTTTGTGTCCTTCAAGTCTCGGTTTAGTGCTGCAACTGCTTTCCACATGCAACAGTCGAACAACCCCACACATTGGGTTACGGAGCAAGCCCCTGAGCCTCGTGATGTTTATTGGCCTTTCTTTTCCACAACATTCATGGAAAGATGGATTTCTAAACTGATGGTTATACTTGCTTGCATTGTTCTCACAGTTTTATTCCTCATTCCTGTTGTGTTCGTGCAAGGGCTTACGAACTTGGATCAGTTGGAAATTTGGTTTCCCTTCCTTACAAGCATTGCATCAGT AAAAATCATAAGTCAGGTAATTACGGGGTACCTTCCCAGCCTCATTCTTCTGTTGTTTCTGAAAGTGGTGCCTCCTATCATGTGGTACTTGTCCTCCATTCAAGGACACATCTCTAATAGCCAGATTGAAAGGAGTGCATGTGACAAAGTACTTTGGTTTACTATATGGAATATCTTTTTTGGGAACGTGCTTTCAGGGTCAGTTCTCACTCAAATATCCATCTTGCTCGAGCCCAAAAGTATTCCTGCAAAGCTAGCTCTTACCGTTCCAGCACAG GCGTCCTTTTTTATTGCTTATGTTGTCACATCAGGATGGACAAGTGTTTCAACAGAACTCTTCCGAATAATCCCTTTTTTTGGAAGTCTGATAACAAAACCATGCAAAAGTCCAGATGATGAATTTGAAGTTCCGCCTTTTCCTTACTACAGGGACATTCCAAGGCTTCTTTTCTTTGGACTTCTTGGCATAACGTATTTCTTCCTGGCCCCTCTAATACTACCCTTTCTCTTGATCTACTTCTGTCTTACGTACATCATTTATCGTAACCAG TTCATTAACGTATATGAACCCAAGTATGAAACAGCTGGGAAGCATTGGCCTTTAGTCCACAATTCAATGATCTTTTCCCTGGTACTGATGCATGCTATTGCAATTGGAATCTTTACACTGAAGAAGCTTCCTGAGGCAACAACCTTTATTGTTCCTCTTCCGATCCTCACGCTTCTCTTTAATGAATATTGCCGAAAACGCTTTCTACCCAATTTCACTGCCTATTCTGCAGAG TGCCTGGTAAAGAAGGACAGAGAAGACCACGATGATGATGCAATGGCCGAATTTTTTGAGAAGATGGCAACTGCGTACCAGGATCCAGCTCTGTTGCCAGTCCAGTTCTCCGTAAACCATGACAGCCATAGCGCTCCCCTACTATCTTCTCCTGACGGTTGA
- the LOC131311772 gene encoding BTB/POZ domain-containing protein At5g17580, whose amino-acid sequence MDTTTRHLAKSSSWLSKSRSSSHIQLHIRCVPFILDRELMAAKSGKIFKLLKENLSGDISHLLMDIPTDPETFELVVRFCHGRELKLSPENCIPLTCLSNYLGMTENHSTNNLLKRALTYLQQRILPNWNDLVNSLKASEKVLQEAVKLGLVDACFESIIEMALVNPHLLGELIRNPSNDDVDDSDSEEMKNVYRPNARRRLFVLDRKSEDLNTLSLQLYEPIIRGMIHRKVPPEYVAASICQYAKRWVFSSSTRGDDVLIYRRNSRSEVIEAVERLLPHEQGLLPCTFLFEMLNSAIILEASSKCKEGLEIRIGKQLDQATVKDLLIPSQGYAKEVEYDVECIKRILKSFYGNYVRSDISGLITVAELVEDFLVEVASDVDLNTETFTLLAEMSISASVGTQTSSDGIYRAIDVYLDTHRFLTESEREDVCSILDCHKLSPKAREHASQNNRLPLRVVVQVLFVGQLSLREILTKEAEGCDDRLRKVAAREEEEEAVRVGGCEEEVRTEMERMGSKVMELERECDTIRREIQSNCCGGAKKKEKGMWRDMKRKFGCTTSVINCDCHVKRHKKVHPRH is encoded by the exons ATGGACACTACTACAAGACACTTGGCAAAATCATCCTCCTG GTTGTCAAAATCCAGATCCTCTTCACATATCCAACTGCATATACGCTGTGTACCCTTCATTTTGGACAGA GAACTTATGGCTGCAAAATCAGGCAAAATATTCAAGTTACTCAAAGAGAATCTGAGCGGAGACATCTCTCATTTACTGATGGACATCCCTACTGATCCAGAAACTTTTGAGCTAGTAGTGAGATTCTGCCATGGCCGTGAACTAAAACTGTCACCTGAAAATTGTATTCCCCTCACATGCCTTTCTAACTACCTTGGGATGACCGAAAACCACAGCACCAATAATCTACTAAAGAGAGCTTTAACGTACTTGCAACAGAGAATCCTCCCTAACTGGAATGATTTAGTTAACTCCCTTAAGGCCTCGGAAAAAGTTCTTCAAGAAGCTGTGAAACTAGGCTTGGTTGATGCCTGTTTTGAGTCCATTATCGAGATGGCACTGGTTAACCCTCACCTTCTTGGGGAACTGATAAGGAATCCAAGCaatgatgatgttgatgataGTGATAGTgaggaaatgaaaaatgtatataGGCCAAATGCAAGGAGGCGGCTTTTTGTTCTTGATCGGAAGTCAGAGGATTTAAATACACTCTCTCTCCAGCTTTATGAGCCCATCATTAGGGGAATGATTCATCGAAAAGTCCCACCGGAATATGTGGCTGCATCTATCTGTCAATACGCAAAAAGATGGGTTTTTTCTAGCAGCACAAGAGGGGATGATGTATTGATTTACAGAAGGAACTCACGGAGTGAAGTTATTGAAGCAGTGGAGAGACTTCTGCCCCACGAGCAAGGACTCCTTCCTTGCACATTCTTGTTTGAAATGTTGAATTCTGCTATAATATTGGAGGCTAGCTCCAAATGTAAAGAAGGGCTTGAGATTAGGATCGGAAAACAACTGGACCAGGCGACAGTCAAAGACCTCCTGATACCATCCCAAGGGTATGCTAAAGAAGTGGAATACGACGTGGAATGCATTAAGAGGATTTTGAAGAGTTTTTACGGCAACTATGTTCGTTCAGACATTTCGGGACTAATCACGGTAGCTGAACTGGTTGAAGATTTCTTGGTTGAGGTTGCAAGCGACGTGGATTTGAACACAGAAACATTTACATTACTCGCAGAGATGTCGATATCAGCATCTGTTGGAACGCAAACGAGCTCCGACGGAATATACAGAGCGATTGATGTCTACTTGGATACACATAGGTTTTTGACAGAGTCGGAGAGAGAAGACGTGTGCAGCATTTTGGATTGCCATAAGTTGTCCCCAAAAGCTCGTGAACACGCTTCACAAAACAATAGGCTTCCGTTGCGAGTGGTGGTGCAAGTACTTTTTGTGGGGCAGTTGAGCTTGAGAGAGATTTTGACAAAGGAAGCGGAGGGTTGCGACGATAGGTTGAGAAAGGTGGCGGCgagggaggaagaggaagaagcggTTAGGGTGGGTGGCTGTGAGGAGGAAGTGAGGACAGAGATGGAGAGAATGGGAAGCAAGGTGATGgagttggagagagagtgtgatACGATCAGGAGAGAGATTCAGAGCAATTGTTGTGGGGGAGCCaagaagaaggagaaaggaaTGTGGAGGGACATGAAGAGGAAGTTTGGGTGCACCACTAGTGTGATCAACTGTGATTGCCACGTGAAGAGGCACAAGAAAGTTCATCCAAGACACTGA
- the LOC131310834 gene encoding CSC1-like protein At1g69450 isoform X2, which translates to MIVSALLTSVGINFGLCVLFFTLYSILRKQPSNYDVYVPRLLANGESHRRSHFNLERLIPTPGWVRRAWRHSEEELLASSGLDAVVFMRIIIFSLRVFCVAGIIGVFVLLPVNFTGDSLQDVDFANLTNDSLDVFSISNIENGSKRLWIHFCAVYIVSIFVCYLLYNEYRYISSKRADYFLSSQPQPHQFSILVRSIPVSVGTSISDSVERFFTEYHPSTYLSHTVIRRTSKIRNLISDMQKLYKRLILLRTEPTRPKYERYGFCGLFRRRVDLVDQYEKKLEDLEDNLRLEQSVISLAGEVFRAAFVSFKSRFSAATAFHMQQSNNPTHWVTEQAPEPRDVYWPFFSTTFMERWISKLMVILACIVLTVLFLIPVVFVQGLTNLDQLEIWFPFLTSIASVKIISQVITGYLPSLILLLFLKVVPPIMWYLSSIQGHISNSQIERSACDKVLWFTIWNIFFGNVLSGSVLTQISILLEPKSIPAKLALTVPAQASFFIAYVVTSGWTSVSTELFRIIPFFGSLITKPCKSPDDEFEVPPFPYYRDIPRLLFFGLLGITYFFLAPLILPFLLIYFCLTYIIYRNQFINVYEPKYETAGKHWPLVHNSMIFSLVLMHAIAIGIFTLKKLPEATTFIVPLPILTLLFNEYCRKRFLPNFTAYSAECLVKKDREDHDDDAMAEFFEKMATAYQDPALLPVQFSVNHDSHSAPLLSSPDG; encoded by the exons ATGATTGTTTCTGCTCTGTTGACATCTGTTGGAATAAATTTTGGCCTTTGTGTTTTATTCTTCACTCTGTATTCCATCCTGAGAAAACAACCAAGTAATTATGATGTATATGTGCCACGCTTGTTGGCAAACGGGGAGTCTCATCGTAGAAGTCACTTTAACTTAGAAAGGCTAATACCTACTCCTGGGTGGGTCAGAAGGGCATGGCGGCATTCTGAAGAGGAATTACTTGCATCTTCCGGCTTGGACGCTGTTGTATTTATGCGCATTATCATCTTCAG TTTGAGAGTATTTTGTGTTGCTGGGATTATTGGGGTCTTTGTTCTTCTTCCAGTGAACTTCACAGGGGATTCGCTTCAGGATGTTGATTTCGCCAATCTGACAAATGATTCTCTGGATGTATTTAGCATATCAAACATAGAGAATGGTTCAAAAAG GTTATGGATTCACTTCTGCGCTGTATATATTGTCAGTATCTTTGTCTGTTATCTTCTTTATAAT GAATACAGATATATATCGTCAAAGAGGGCGGATTACTTCTTATCGTCACAACCTCAGCCACATCAGTTTTCCATTTTGGTTCGCAGTATCCCTGTCTCTGTTGGGACCAGTATCAGTGACAGTGTTGAAAGATTTTTCACAGAATATCATCCTTCTACGTATCTATCACATACTGTTATTCGCCGCACAAGCAAAATTCGAAATCTCATT AGCGACATGCAGAAACTGTATAAAAGGCTTATCCTCTTACGGACTGAACCAACTAGACCGAAATATGAGCGTTATGGCTTTTGTGGACTGTTCAGGCGCAGGGTTGATCTTGTAGACCAATATGAAAAGAAGTTAGAAGATTTAGAGGATAATTTGAGATTGGAGCAATCAGTGATTTCACTGGCAGGGGAAGTAT TTAGAGCTGCCTTTGTGTCCTTCAAGTCTCGGTTTAGTGCTGCAACTGCTTTCCACATGCAACAGTCGAACAACCCCACACATTGGGTTACGGAGCAAGCCCCTGAGCCTCGTGATGTTTATTGGCCTTTCTTTTCCACAACATTCATGGAAAGATGGATTTCTAAACTGATGGTTATACTTGCTTGCATTGTTCTCACAGTTTTATTCCTCATTCCTGTTGTGTTCGTGCAAGGGCTTACGAACTTGGATCAGTTGGAAATTTGGTTTCCCTTCCTTACAAGCATTGCATCAGT AAAAATCATAAGTCAGGTAATTACGGGGTACCTTCCCAGCCTCATTCTTCTGTTGTTTCTGAAAGTGGTGCCTCCTATCATGTGGTACTTGTCCTCCATTCAAGGACACATCTCTAATAGCCAGATTGAAAGGAGTGCATGTGACAAAGTACTTTGGTTTACTATATGGAATATCTTTTTTGGGAACGTGCTTTCAGGGTCAGTTCTCACTCAAATATCCATCTTGCTCGAGCCCAAAAGTATTCCTGCAAAGCTAGCTCTTACCGTTCCAGCACAG GCGTCCTTTTTTATTGCTTATGTTGTCACATCAGGATGGACAAGTGTTTCAACAGAACTCTTCCGAATAATCCCTTTTTTTGGAAGTCTGATAACAAAACCATGCAAAAGTCCAGATGATGAATTTGAAGTTCCGCCTTTTCCTTACTACAGGGACATTCCAAGGCTTCTTTTCTTTGGACTTCTTGGCATAACGTATTTCTTCCTGGCCCCTCTAATACTACCCTTTCTCTTGATCTACTTCTGTCTTACGTACATCATTTATCGTAACCAG TTCATTAACGTATATGAACCCAAGTATGAAACAGCTGGGAAGCATTGGCCTTTAGTCCACAATTCAATGATCTTTTCCCTGGTACTGATGCATGCTATTGCAATTGGAATCTTTACACTGAAGAAGCTTCCTGAGGCAACAACCTTTATTGTTCCTCTTCCGATCCTCACGCTTCTCTTTAATGAATATTGCCGAAAACGCTTTCTACCCAATTTCACTGCCTATTCTGCAGAG TGCCTGGTAAAGAAGGACAGAGAAGACCACGATGATGATGCAATGGCCGAATTTTTTGAGAAGATGGCAACTGCGTACCAGGATCCAGCTCTGTTGCCAGTCCAGTTCTCCGTAAACCATGACAGCCATAGCGCTCCCCTACTATCTTCTCCTGACGGTTGA
- the LOC131310834 gene encoding CSC1-like protein At1g69450 isoform X4 has translation MVQKGYGFTSALYILSVSLSVIFFIIYISSKRADYFLSSQPQPHQFSILVRSIPVSVGTSISDSVERFFTEYHPSTYLSHTVIRRTSKIRNLISDMQKLYKRLILLRTEPTRPKYERYGFCGLFRRRVDLVDQYEKKLEDLEDNLRLEQSVISLAGEEVRAAFVSFKSRFSAATAFHMQQSNNPTHWVTEQAPEPRDVYWPFFSTTFMERWISKLMVILACIVLTVLFLIPVVFVQGLTNLDQLEIWFPFLTSIASVKIISQVITGYLPSLILLLFLKVVPPIMWYLSSIQGHISNSQIERSACDKVLWFTIWNIFFGNVLSGSVLTQISILLEPKSIPAKLALTVPAQASFFIAYVVTSGWTSVSTELFRIIPFFGSLITKPCKSPDDEFEVPPFPYYRDIPRLLFFGLLGITYFFLAPLILPFLLIYFCLTYIIYRNQFINVYEPKYETAGKHWPLVHNSMIFSLVLMHAIAIGIFTLKKLPEATTFIVPLPILTLLFNEYCRKRFLPNFTAYSAECLVKKDREDHDDDAMAEFFEKMATAYQDPALLPVQFSVNHDSHSAPLLSSPDG, from the exons ATGGTTCAAAAAG GTTATGGATTCACTTCTGCGCTGTATATATTGTCAGTATCTTTGTCTGTTATCTTCTTTATAAT ATATATATCGTCAAAGAGGGCGGATTACTTCTTATCGTCACAACCTCAGCCACATCAGTTTTCCATTTTGGTTCGCAGTATCCCTGTCTCTGTTGGGACCAGTATCAGTGACAGTGTTGAAAGATTTTTCACAGAATATCATCCTTCTACGTATCTATCACATACTGTTATTCGCCGCACAAGCAAAATTCGAAATCTCATT AGCGACATGCAGAAACTGTATAAAAGGCTTATCCTCTTACGGACTGAACCAACTAGACCGAAATATGAGCGTTATGGCTTTTGTGGACTGTTCAGGCGCAGGGTTGATCTTGTAGACCAATATGAAAAGAAGTTAGAAGATTTAGAGGATAATTTGAGATTGGAGCAATCAGTGATTTCACTGGCAGGGGAA GAAGTTAGAGCTGCCTTTGTGTCCTTCAAGTCTCGGTTTAGTGCTGCAACTGCTTTCCACATGCAACAGTCGAACAACCCCACACATTGGGTTACGGAGCAAGCCCCTGAGCCTCGTGATGTTTATTGGCCTTTCTTTTCCACAACATTCATGGAAAGATGGATTTCTAAACTGATGGTTATACTTGCTTGCATTGTTCTCACAGTTTTATTCCTCATTCCTGTTGTGTTCGTGCAAGGGCTTACGAACTTGGATCAGTTGGAAATTTGGTTTCCCTTCCTTACAAGCATTGCATCAGT AAAAATCATAAGTCAGGTAATTACGGGGTACCTTCCCAGCCTCATTCTTCTGTTGTTTCTGAAAGTGGTGCCTCCTATCATGTGGTACTTGTCCTCCATTCAAGGACACATCTCTAATAGCCAGATTGAAAGGAGTGCATGTGACAAAGTACTTTGGTTTACTATATGGAATATCTTTTTTGGGAACGTGCTTTCAGGGTCAGTTCTCACTCAAATATCCATCTTGCTCGAGCCCAAAAGTATTCCTGCAAAGCTAGCTCTTACCGTTCCAGCACAG GCGTCCTTTTTTATTGCTTATGTTGTCACATCAGGATGGACAAGTGTTTCAACAGAACTCTTCCGAATAATCCCTTTTTTTGGAAGTCTGATAACAAAACCATGCAAAAGTCCAGATGATGAATTTGAAGTTCCGCCTTTTCCTTACTACAGGGACATTCCAAGGCTTCTTTTCTTTGGACTTCTTGGCATAACGTATTTCTTCCTGGCCCCTCTAATACTACCCTTTCTCTTGATCTACTTCTGTCTTACGTACATCATTTATCGTAACCAG TTCATTAACGTATATGAACCCAAGTATGAAACAGCTGGGAAGCATTGGCCTTTAGTCCACAATTCAATGATCTTTTCCCTGGTACTGATGCATGCTATTGCAATTGGAATCTTTACACTGAAGAAGCTTCCTGAGGCAACAACCTTTATTGTTCCTCTTCCGATCCTCACGCTTCTCTTTAATGAATATTGCCGAAAACGCTTTCTACCCAATTTCACTGCCTATTCTGCAGAG TGCCTGGTAAAGAAGGACAGAGAAGACCACGATGATGATGCAATGGCCGAATTTTTTGAGAAGATGGCAACTGCGTACCAGGATCCAGCTCTGTTGCCAGTCCAGTTCTCCGTAAACCATGACAGCCATAGCGCTCCCCTACTATCTTCTCCTGACGGTTGA
- the LOC131310834 gene encoding CSC1-like protein HYP1 isoform X3, translating to MIVSALLTSVGINFGLCVLFFTLYSILRKQPSNYDVYVPRLLANGESHRRSHFNLERLIPTPGWVRRAWRHSEEELLASSGLDAVVFMRIIIFSLRVFCVAGIIGVFVLLPVNFTGDSLQDVDFANLTNDSLDVFSISNIENGSKRLWIHFCAVYIVSIFVCYLLYNEYRYISSKRADYFLSSQPQPHQFSILVRSIPVSVGTSISDSVERFFTEYHPSTYLSHTVIRRTSKIRNLIEVRAAFVSFKSRFSAATAFHMQQSNNPTHWVTEQAPEPRDVYWPFFSTTFMERWISKLMVILACIVLTVLFLIPVVFVQGLTNLDQLEIWFPFLTSIASVKIISQVITGYLPSLILLLFLKVVPPIMWYLSSIQGHISNSQIERSACDKVLWFTIWNIFFGNVLSGSVLTQISILLEPKSIPAKLALTVPAQASFFIAYVVTSGWTSVSTELFRIIPFFGSLITKPCKSPDDEFEVPPFPYYRDIPRLLFFGLLGITYFFLAPLILPFLLIYFCLTYIIYRNQFINVYEPKYETAGKHWPLVHNSMIFSLVLMHAIAIGIFTLKKLPEATTFIVPLPILTLLFNEYCRKRFLPNFTAYSAECLVKKDREDHDDDAMAEFFEKMATAYQDPALLPVQFSVNHDSHSAPLLSSPDG from the exons ATGATTGTTTCTGCTCTGTTGACATCTGTTGGAATAAATTTTGGCCTTTGTGTTTTATTCTTCACTCTGTATTCCATCCTGAGAAAACAACCAAGTAATTATGATGTATATGTGCCACGCTTGTTGGCAAACGGGGAGTCTCATCGTAGAAGTCACTTTAACTTAGAAAGGCTAATACCTACTCCTGGGTGGGTCAGAAGGGCATGGCGGCATTCTGAAGAGGAATTACTTGCATCTTCCGGCTTGGACGCTGTTGTATTTATGCGCATTATCATCTTCAG TTTGAGAGTATTTTGTGTTGCTGGGATTATTGGGGTCTTTGTTCTTCTTCCAGTGAACTTCACAGGGGATTCGCTTCAGGATGTTGATTTCGCCAATCTGACAAATGATTCTCTGGATGTATTTAGCATATCAAACATAGAGAATGGTTCAAAAAG GTTATGGATTCACTTCTGCGCTGTATATATTGTCAGTATCTTTGTCTGTTATCTTCTTTATAAT GAATACAGATATATATCGTCAAAGAGGGCGGATTACTTCTTATCGTCACAACCTCAGCCACATCAGTTTTCCATTTTGGTTCGCAGTATCCCTGTCTCTGTTGGGACCAGTATCAGTGACAGTGTTGAAAGATTTTTCACAGAATATCATCCTTCTACGTATCTATCACATACTGTTATTCGCCGCACAAGCAAAATTCGAAATCTCATT GAAGTTAGAGCTGCCTTTGTGTCCTTCAAGTCTCGGTTTAGTGCTGCAACTGCTTTCCACATGCAACAGTCGAACAACCCCACACATTGGGTTACGGAGCAAGCCCCTGAGCCTCGTGATGTTTATTGGCCTTTCTTTTCCACAACATTCATGGAAAGATGGATTTCTAAACTGATGGTTATACTTGCTTGCATTGTTCTCACAGTTTTATTCCTCATTCCTGTTGTGTTCGTGCAAGGGCTTACGAACTTGGATCAGTTGGAAATTTGGTTTCCCTTCCTTACAAGCATTGCATCAGT AAAAATCATAAGTCAGGTAATTACGGGGTACCTTCCCAGCCTCATTCTTCTGTTGTTTCTGAAAGTGGTGCCTCCTATCATGTGGTACTTGTCCTCCATTCAAGGACACATCTCTAATAGCCAGATTGAAAGGAGTGCATGTGACAAAGTACTTTGGTTTACTATATGGAATATCTTTTTTGGGAACGTGCTTTCAGGGTCAGTTCTCACTCAAATATCCATCTTGCTCGAGCCCAAAAGTATTCCTGCAAAGCTAGCTCTTACCGTTCCAGCACAG GCGTCCTTTTTTATTGCTTATGTTGTCACATCAGGATGGACAAGTGTTTCAACAGAACTCTTCCGAATAATCCCTTTTTTTGGAAGTCTGATAACAAAACCATGCAAAAGTCCAGATGATGAATTTGAAGTTCCGCCTTTTCCTTACTACAGGGACATTCCAAGGCTTCTTTTCTTTGGACTTCTTGGCATAACGTATTTCTTCCTGGCCCCTCTAATACTACCCTTTCTCTTGATCTACTTCTGTCTTACGTACATCATTTATCGTAACCAG TTCATTAACGTATATGAACCCAAGTATGAAACAGCTGGGAAGCATTGGCCTTTAGTCCACAATTCAATGATCTTTTCCCTGGTACTGATGCATGCTATTGCAATTGGAATCTTTACACTGAAGAAGCTTCCTGAGGCAACAACCTTTATTGTTCCTCTTCCGATCCTCACGCTTCTCTTTAATGAATATTGCCGAAAACGCTTTCTACCCAATTTCACTGCCTATTCTGCAGAG TGCCTGGTAAAGAAGGACAGAGAAGACCACGATGATGATGCAATGGCCGAATTTTTTGAGAAGATGGCAACTGCGTACCAGGATCCAGCTCTGTTGCCAGTCCAGTTCTCCGTAAACCATGACAGCCATAGCGCTCCCCTACTATCTTCTCCTGACGGTTGA